The Neovison vison isolate M4711 chromosome 13, ASM_NN_V1, whole genome shotgun sequence genome includes a region encoding these proteins:
- the LOC122893214 gene encoding olfactory receptor 4F6-like, giving the protein MKKISELLCDNETMDEGNHSVVLEFVFLGLSTSPEIQLLLFFFSCVFYVASLMGNLLIVLTVTSDPRLQSPMYFLLANLSIIDLIFCSSTAPKMIYDLLRECKTISFRGCIVQIFFIHAVGGSEMVLLIAMAFDRYVAICKPLHYLTIMTPRRCILFLVASWIIGLIHSVTQLAFVVDLPFCGPNELDSFFCDLPRFIKLACTETNTLGFMVTANSGFISVASFLILIISYTFILVTVQKKSLGSMSKALSTLAAHVTVVVLFFGPLIFFYVWPFPTSHLDKFLAIFDAVLTPFLNPVIYTFRNKEMKVAMRRLCFQFVH; this is encoded by the exons atgaaaaagataTCTGAATTGCTTTGTGACAATG AGACCATGGATGAAGGTAACCACTCAGTAGTGTTGGAATTTGTGTTCCTGGGACTCTCCACCTCACCGGAGatccagctccttctcttcttcttttcctgtgtGTTCTATGTGGCCAGTCTGATGGGAAACCTCCTCATTGTGCTAACTGTGACCTCTGACCCTCGTTTACAGTCCCCCATGTACTTCCTGCTGGCCAACCTTTCCATCATCGACTTGATATTTTGCTCTTCCACAGCTCCCAAGATGATTTATGATCTTTTAAGAGAGTGCAAAACCATCTCTTTTAGGGGCTGTATAgttcaaatcttctttatccatgcagtTGGGGGCAGTGAGATGGTGCTGCTCATCGCCATGGCCTTTGACAGATATGTTGCCATATGTAAGCCTCTCCACTACCTGACCATCATGACCCCACGGAGGTGCATTTTATTTCTGGTGGCATCCTGGATCATTGGCCTTATTCATTCAGTGACTCAACTGGCTTTTGTTGTGGACTTGCCTTTCTGTGGGCCTAATGAATTAGACAGCTTTTTTTGTGACCTTCCTCGTTTTATCAAACTTGCTTGCACAGAGACAAACACATTGGGATTCATGGTTACTGCCAATAGTGGCTTTATTTCTGTGGCCTCCTTTTTAATTCTAATCATCTCTTACACCTTTATTTTGGTGACTGTTCAGAAAAAATCTTTGGGGAGTATGTCCAAGGCCCTCTCCACTCTGGCAGCTCATGtcactgttgttgttttgttctttgggcCATTAATTTTCTTCTATGTGTGGCCATTTCCCACATCACATCTGGATAAGTTCCTTGCCATCTTTGATGCGGTTCTTACTCCCTTTCTGAATCCAGTCATCTACACTTTTAGGAATAAGGAGATGAAGGTGGCAATGAGGAGACTATGTTTTCAGTTTGTGCATTAG